Proteins encoded in a region of the Pedosphaera parvula Ellin514 genome:
- a CDS encoding YihY/virulence factor BrkB family protein, with product MASTLKAVWGLLKQSVNNFINDNAQRLGAALSYYTVLALPPLFVILFFVAGLVLRHHDVQKDVFNQVGGLIGKQGGEAIKSIMANPQQQQKGFVASAIAIGALLVTSTGLFLELQNALNSIWGVREKPGQGVTGFIKNRLLSFGMIVIIGFLLLVSMVVSTALTALNKYFAGLVPDLHILWQILNVVVSFGVITVLFAMLFKVLPDVKIAWKDVWIGAAITAFLFTLGKFGLGLYLGKSATASAYGAAGSLVIILLWVYYSAQILFFGAEVTQAYACRFGEKMEPVAHAEWIEQGNQKDKTAGAAPHKAEAEEEPEHPQVNRVEKQKQIVKNISRRVDSWHDLQK from the coding sequence ATGGCTTCGACATTAAAAGCCGTTTGGGGGTTGTTGAAACAATCTGTAAATAATTTCATCAATGATAATGCCCAGCGGTTGGGAGCGGCGTTATCTTATTATACGGTGCTGGCATTGCCGCCGTTATTTGTGATTCTGTTCTTTGTGGCCGGCCTCGTCCTTCGCCACCACGATGTTCAAAAGGATGTTTTCAATCAGGTGGGCGGACTTATTGGCAAGCAGGGAGGGGAAGCGATTAAAAGCATCATGGCCAATCCGCAACAACAGCAGAAGGGATTTGTCGCGAGTGCCATTGCCATCGGCGCGCTGCTGGTGACAAGCACGGGACTTTTTTTGGAATTGCAGAATGCGTTGAACTCCATTTGGGGTGTTAGAGAAAAGCCCGGCCAGGGCGTCACGGGTTTCATTAAGAATCGACTGCTATCTTTTGGCATGATCGTCATCATAGGATTTTTACTGCTGGTATCCATGGTGGTGAGCACCGCGCTGACCGCTTTAAACAAGTATTTCGCCGGCCTGGTGCCGGACCTGCATATTCTTTGGCAGATATTGAACGTGGTGGTGTCATTTGGGGTGATTACAGTTCTATTCGCGATGCTGTTCAAAGTGCTGCCGGATGTGAAGATTGCCTGGAAAGATGTTTGGATTGGGGCTGCGATCACGGCATTCCTCTTCACGCTGGGAAAGTTTGGGTTGGGATTATATCTCGGCAAGAGCGCGACAGCTTCGGCCTATGGCGCTGCGGGTTCGCTGGTGATCATTTTGTTATGGGTTTACTATTCGGCGCAAATTTTGTTTTTCGGGGCGGAAGTTACGCAGGCATACGCCTGCCGGTTTGGAGAAAAGATGGAGCCGGTGGCCCACGCGGAATGGATTGAGCAGGGGAATCAGAAGGATAAAACCGCAGGCGCCGCGCCGCATAAAGCTGAAGCTGAGGAGGAGCCTGAGCATCCGCAGGTCAATCGTGTGGAGAAACAGAAGCAGATCGTGAAGAATATTTCCCGACGTGTCGATTCCTGGCATGACCTGCAGAAATAA